A part of Sugiyamaella lignohabitans strain CBS 10342 chromosome D, complete sequence genomic DNA contains:
- the CYB2 gene encoding Cyb2p (Cytochrome b2 (L-lactate cytochrome-c oxidoreductase); component of the mitochondrial intermembrane space, required for lactate utilization; expression is repressed by glucose and anaerobic conditions; GO_component: GO:0005758 - mitochondrial intermembrane space [Evidence IEA]; GO_component: GO:0005758 - mitochondrial intermembrane space [Evidence IDA] [PMID 3004948]; GO_component: GO:0005758 - mitochondrial intermembrane space [Evidence IDA] [PMID 6290489]; GO_component: GO:0005739 - mitochondrion [Evidence IEA]; GO_component: GO:0005739 - mitochondrion [Evidence IDA] [PMID 11502169]; GO_component: GO:0005739 - mitochondrion [Evidence IDA] [PMID 16823961]; GO_component: GO:0070469 - respiratory chain [Evidence IEA]; GO_function: GO:0010181 - FMN binding [Evidence IEA]; GO_function: GO:0004460 - L-lactate dehydrogenase (cytochrome) activity [Evidence IEA]; GO_function: GO:0004460 - L-lactate dehydrogenase (cytochrome) activity [Evidence IDA] [PMID 3004948]; GO_function: GO:0003824 - catalytic activity [Evidence IEA]; GO_function: GO:0020037 - heme binding [Evidence IEA]; GO_function: GO:0046872 - metal ion binding [Evidence IEA]; GO_function: GO:0016491 - oxidoreductase activity [Evidence IEA,IEA]; GO_process: GO:0006089 - lactate metabolic process [Evidence IMP] [PMID 8492799]; GO_process: GO:0055114 - oxidation-reduction process [Evidence IEA,IEA]), which yields MSSSSNEKTKRILSIGELEAAALPMAPKMARDYWLSGANEMQTVRDNRSAFDNYRIRARALRDVSRINNRPQQLFGKTFEIPVGIAPTGFQKLAHEEGELATARAAQAKNWPMGLSSYSNTPLDEVKKAGGDSVVFLQLYVFKNRDTTEKLVRWAEQTGYKALLLTVDTPVIGRRFSDVHNDFKLPSHLVLGNFPESSGSGPVDVGVEPESLSRRGFADDSTGESQAGKANVLDPSLTWEETIPWLRSITKMEIWVKGIVTSEDAQLALDAGVDGVWVSNHGGRQLDSAVATLDSLPEVVETIKGRIPVHVDGGVRSGADVFKALALGADFVWLGRPVLFGLQYNGQAGVELLIDIIEEDLGYVMALSGNTDISKLSTKTGAPAAAEGEGAEAGAPAGAAAPPGVDGEGAGAPAGAPAALGEGAGAPAAGALGAGAAAGALGAGAGAGAGAGAGAGAGAPAAGALGAGAGAPAAALGAGAGS from the exons atgagcagcagcagcaacgaGAAAACGAAGAGGATTCTTTCGATTGGCGAACTGGAAGCGGCAGCTCTGCCAATGGCCCCGAAAATGGCCAGAGATTACTGGCTGTCGGGAGCTAATGAAATGCAGACAGTTCGTGATAACCGGTCGGCGTTTGATAACTATCGGATCCGGGCTCGAGCTCTGAGAGATGTGTCTCGAATCAACAACCGGCCACAACAGCTGTTTGGCAAGACATTTGAAATTCCAGTTGGCATTGCTCCGACTGGATTCCAGAAACTGGCTCATGAAGAAGGTGAGCTCGCTACAGCCCGAGCAGCTCAAGCGAAAAACTGGCCCATGGGTCTTAGTAGCTATTCCAACACTCCATTGGACGAGGTCAAGAAAGCCGGAGGTGATTCGGTGGTGTTTCTACAGTTGTATGTGTTTAAAAATAGAGACACTACAGAAAAACTGGTTCGATGGGCTGAACAGACTGGGTATAAAGCACTTCTTTTGACAGTGGATACTCCGGTGATTGGCCGACGATTCTCGGATGTTCATAACGACTTCAAACTTCCTTCACACCTGGTTCTCGGCAATTTCCCAGAATCATCCGGATCTGGGCCGGTGGATGTGGGTGTAGAACCGGAATCTCTATCGCGAAGGGGGTTTGCTGACGATTCTACTGGAGAATCTCAAGCTGGTAAAGCCAATGTTTTAGATCCCTCGCTGACTTGGGAAGAGACTATTCCATGGCTAAGATCCATCACTAAAATGGAGATCTGGGTAAAAGGAATCGTTACCAGCGAAGATGCACAACTGGCTCTGGATGCTGGAGTCGACGGTGTGTGGGTGTCTAATCACGGAGGTCGTCAATTAGACTCTGCCGTCGCTACACTTGATTCACTGCCTGAGGTTGTTGAGACAATCAAGGGCCGAATCCCTGTTCACGTTGATGGAGGAGTTCGCAGCGGAGCTGACGTTTTTAAAGCACTGGCTCTTGGAGCAGACTTTGTGTGGCTCGGCAGACCAGTGCTGTTCGGTCTCCAGTACAACGGCCAGGCAGGCGTCGAGCTCCTCATCGATATCATCGAAGAAGACCTCGGCTACGTCATGGCCCTGTCTGGAAACACCGACATCTCGAAACTATCTACGAAAA caggtgcaCCTGCGGCTGCTGAGGGAGAAGGAGctgaagcaggagctccagcaggggcagcagcacctcctGGAGTTGATGGGgaaggagcaggagcaccagcaggggcaccagcagcacttggagaaggagcaggagctccagcagcaggagcactaggagcaggagcagcagctggggcactaggagcaggagcaggagcaggagcaggagcaggagcaggagcaggagcaggagcaccagcagcaggggcacttggagcaggagctggggcaccagcagcggcacTTGGAGCGGGAGCAGGATCTTGA
- the TAF11 gene encoding Taf11p (TFIID subunit (40 kDa); involved in RNA polymerase II transcription initiation, similar to histone H3 with atypical histone fold motif of Spt3-like transcription factors; GO_component: GO:0005634 - nucleus [Evidence IEA,IEA,IEA]; GO_component: GO:0005669 - transcription factor TFIID complex [Evidence IDA] [PMID 10788514]; GO_component: GO:0005669 - transcription factor TFIID complex [Evidence IDA] [PMID 15448131]; GO_function: GO:0001075 - RNA polymerase II core promoter sequence-specific DNA binding transcription factor activity involved in preinitiation complex assembly [Evidence IC]; GO_function: GO:0003682 - chromatin binding [Evidence IDA] [PMID 10818000]; GO_function: GO:0046982 - protein heterodimerization activity [Evidence IEA]; GO_process: GO:0051123 - RNA polymerase II transcriptional preinitiation complex assembly [Evidence IMP] [PMID 12840001]; GO_process: GO:0006355 - regulation of transcription, DNA-templated [Evidence IEA]; GO_process: GO:0006366 - transcription from RNA polymerase II promoter [Evidence IDA] [PMID 12138208]; GO_process: GO:0006366 - transcription from RNA polymerase II promoter [Evidence IDA] [PMID 15448131]; GO_process: GO:0006366 - transcription from RNA polymerase II promoter [Evidence IMP] [PMID 9083082]; GO_process: GO:0006367 - transcription initiation from RNA polymerase II promoter [Evidence IEA]; GO_process: GO:0006351 - transcription, DNA-templated [Evidence IEA]): MPPRKSKKEASRLKSEAARTPSAGDGLDDDDNFVAHAGNSERRPDQYDEEEEEDDDEDDAMGLGVTSARAGANGMAGLSVGGENGAINGVMAADLEREKMNLLLANFNEDQMSRYEAFRRANINRNGVKKLANAILNQSITPNVAVALSGMSKVFVGEVVERARDIQLRMNPPQSFEEYENRGAVPLKPEHLREAWRMMKLEAGTVPNAHWRRQGNADGMFFR, from the coding sequence ATGCCTCCAAGGAAATCGAAAAAAGAAGCTTCCCGGCTGAAATCCGAAGCGGCAAGAACGCCGTCTGCTGGTGATGGGcttgacgatgatgataactTCGTGGCCCATGCTGGAAATAGTGAAAGAAGACCAGATCAGtatgacgaagaagaagaagaagacgacgatgaggatgatgcTATGGGATTAGGAGTTACAAGTGCAAGAGCTGGTGCCAATGGCATGGCAGGTCTGTCAGTTGGAGGAGAAAACGGAGCCATAAATGGAGTCATGGCAGCAGATCTGGAACGAGAGAAAATGAATCTATTGCTAGCCAACTTCAACGAAGACCAAATGTCTCGTTACGAAGCGTTCCGTCGAGCAAACATCAACCGAAACGGCGTCAAAAAGCTGGCCAATGCCATTCTCAACCAGTCCATTACCCCCAATGTAGCCGTGGCCCTTTCTGGTATGTCCAAAGTGTTTGTTGGCGAAGTAGTCGAACGAGCCCGCGACATCCAGCTCCGAATGAACCCACCCCAATCATTCGAAGAGTACGAAAACCGCGGTGCCGTTCCCCTGAAACCAGAGCACCTCCGTGAAGCGTGGCGAATGATGAAACTCGAGGCCGGCACCGTCCCCAACGCGCACTGGCGCCGCCAGGGCAACGCCGACGGCATGTTCTTCCGATAG
- the SAC1 gene encoding phosphatidylinositol-3-phosphatase SAC1 (Phosphatidylinositol phosphate (PtdInsP) phosphatase; involved in hydrolysis of PtdIns[4]P in the early and medial Golgi; regulated by interaction with Vps74p; ER localized transmembrane protein which cycles through the Golgi; involved in protein trafficking and processing, secretion, and cell wall maintenance; regulates sphingolipid biosynthesis through the modulation of PtdIns(4)P metabolism; GO_component: GO:0005797 - Golgi medial cisterna [Evidence IDA] [PMID 22553352]; GO_component: GO:0035339 - SPOTS complex [Evidence IDA] [PMID 20182505]; GO_component: GO:0005783 - endoplasmic reticulum [Evidence IEA]; GO_component: GO:0005789 - endoplasmic reticulum membrane [Evidence IEA]; GO_component: GO:0030173 - integral component of Golgi membrane [Evidence IDA,IMP] [PMID 15657391]; GO_component: GO:0030173 - integral component of Golgi membrane [Evidence IDA] [PMID 8314848]; GO_component: GO:0030176 - integral component of endoplasmic reticulum membrane [Evidence IDA,IMP] [PMID 11514624]; GO_component: GO:0030176 - integral component of endoplasmic reticulum membrane [Evidence IMP] [PMID 11792713]; GO_component: GO:0030176 - integral component of endoplasmic reticulum membrane [Evidence IDA,IMP] [PMID 15657391]; GO_component: GO:0030176 - integral component of endoplasmic reticulum membrane [Evidence IDA] [PMID 8314848]; GO_component: GO:0016021 - integral component of membrane [Evidence IEA]; GO_component: GO:0016020 - membrane [Evidence IEA]; GO_component: GO:0005741 - mitochondrial outer membrane [Evidence IDA] [PMID 16407407]; GO_component: GO:0005739 - mitochondrion [Evidence IDA] [PMID 14576278]; GO_component: GO:0005739 - mitochondrion [Evidence IDA] [PMID 16823961]; GO_function: GO:0016787 - hydrolase activity [Evidence IEA]; GO_function: GO:0016791 - phosphatase activity [Evidence IMP] [PMID 22452743]; GO_function: GO:0043813 - phosphatidylinositol-3,5-bisphosphate 5-phosphatase activity [Evidence IDA] [PMID 10625610]; GO_function: GO:0004438 - phosphatidylinositol-3-phosphatase activity [Evidence IDA] [PMID 10625610]; GO_function: GO:0043812 - phosphatidylinositol-4-phosphate phosphatase activity [Evidence IDA] [PMID 10625610]; GO_function: GO:0042578 - phosphoric ester hydrolase activity [Evidence IEA]; GO_process: GO:0046856 - phosphatidylinositol dephosphorylation [Evidence IDA,IGI,IMP] [PMID 10625610]; GO_process: GO:0046856 - phosphatidylinositol dephosphorylation [Evidence IMP] [PMID 22553352]), whose translation MEKIVVGGKEGGDKPETESGGVVDSSATPAGELEFYSYGLVGKVDYGPGFVFAITKREHVATVHGRDIYRIKKVVAIPLSYHEAKRKIIASKQAGKKPGYCHEVEGDGKGQGGEDGHETEEQAETEEEEADLDGGDQVDDMDESDLLSLVNDDRSDDPSQKLTRRESISVLADDVAGETEVVKVTAKKGKGPKWKRWFSKSSSQENKGSETPQNDKSDSDIAQTGKKDKGRRKSSHGKAGDDAGDSDIQVNQAKSETEVGKNDKMDRSRRRSSHGKTGEVIEDKSEETAMQTKQPKSGLMGKFVRYVRMSLSSGSFYFSYDLDLTSTLGVEPGESPFKNIRDVFFFNRHATTIFQGTDLLLPVIQGFIGHCSIPLQPVSEDHIKENIQSQKEDNTETTADGETSGSTGDMFLISRRSNKRAGVRFLRRGIDDDANCANWVETEQLVQIPQGTQTTVCSFTQVRGSMPLYFSQSPYKLQPKPKLLKKKDEMRPVFIKHFERLQRHYGEVAGISLVEKAPSRESGVGELYKQLADETGVYLEWFDFHRVCKGLRFDNVETLFDTDIGTKLSQFGWSDSSNHKTQKGVFRVNCIDCLDRTNVVETFIGKRVIKQIIAEHGLEFEDWKRFQKQFNNVWADNGDAISQQYSSTNALKGDFTRTSKRNYRGVLNDAFLTMSRYFYGMVSDFFMQATIDYVLGNVDEQVFDEFEENMESRDLLVNLNSVRSSAIEATISIVVASELEVLYGGWWLLTPRQGDIRRAELKDTVVLVTDSAVYICDFDLKAEKVVDYHRIPANSVETIQKGSFYGEILSQASKNPSRNRGFLIKYRLDGVTSASDDSSISASTQTPTTKPPSDGTPAPTPTQSVAIKIPATQPDDFIHLLTALQQCCKHAQLIDQDIVSLKEATSNTGLWDTLEYYMKRAVWA comes from the coding sequence ATGGAGAAGATAGTGGTAGGTGGGAAAGAAGGGGGTGACAAACCAGAGACTGAGAGTGGTGGAGTTGTCGACAGCAGCGCAACCCCCGCTGGTGAATTAGAGTTTTACTCGTATGGATTGGTTGGCAAGGTCGATTATGGACCTGGTTTTGTGTTTGCTATAACTAAACGCGAGCATGTGGCGACCGTTCATGGCAGGGATATTTATAGAATCAAGAAAGTGGTTGCTATCCCGTTAAGCTACCATGAGGCTAAGAGAAAGATAATAGCCAGTAAACAGGCTGGAAAGAAGCCTGGATACTGCCACGAAGTCGAAGGTGATGGCAAAGGGCAGGGTGGAGAAGATGGTCACGAGACCGAGGAGCAGGCTGAGAccgaagaggaagaggctGATCTGGATGGAGGTGACCAGGTCGATGATATGGACGAAAGCGATCTGTTGAGTCTGGTTAATGACGACCGTTCAGATGATCCAAGTCAGAAACTGACTCGAAGAGAGTCGATATCAGTTCTGGCTGATGATGTCGCTGGAGAAACTGAGGTTGTCAAGGTGACGGCTAAGAAAGGTAAAGGACCCAAGTGGAAACGGTGGTTTTCTAAATCCAGTTCCCAGGAGAATAAAGGCAGTGAAACGCCACAGAACGATAAATCAGATTCTGATATTGCTCAAACTGGCAAGAAGGATAAAGGAAGAAGGAAATCAAGCCATGGAAAGGCTGGAGATGATGCCGGAGATAGTGATATACAGGTCAACCAGGCCAAATCCGAGACAGAAGTGGGTAAAAATGACAAGATGGATagatcaagaagaagatctaGTCATGGAAAGACTGGTGAAGTTATTGAAGATAAGAGCGAGGAGACTGCCATGCAAACTAAACAGCCCAAATCTGGCCTGATGGGAAAGTTCGTGCGATACGTTCGCATGAGTCTGTCGTCGGGGTCGTTTTATTTCTCGTACGACCTTGATCTGACATCTACACTTGGTGTTGAACCTGGCGAGTCGCCGTTCAAAAACATTAGGGAtgtctttttctttaaCCGACATGCTACCACCATATTCCAAGGCACCGACTTGCTACTGCCCGTAATCCAGGGGTTTATCGGACACTGTAGCATCCCTCTTCAGCCAGTTTCAGAAGATCATATTAAGGAGAACATACAAAGCCAGAAAGAGGATAATACAGAAACTACGGCAGACGGAGAGACGTCTGGCTCTACGGGAGATATGTTCCTGATCTCACGACGAAGTAATAAACGAGCTGGTGTGCGGTTTCTTCGGCGGGGTATTGATGACGATGCCAACTGTGCTAACTGGGTAGAAACAGAGCAACTGGTTCAAATCCCGCAAGGAACACAGACAACTGTGTGTTCGTTTACACAAGTCAGAGGGTCAATGCCTCTTTACTTCTCGCAGTCGCCGTATAAATTACAacccaaaccaaaactGCTTAAAAAGAAAGACGAGATGAGACCGGTATTCATAAAGCACTTTGAGCGACTGCAACGACATTACGGAGAAGTGGCTGGAATCTCACTTGTAGAAAAGGCACCCAGCAGAGAAAGTGGTGTAGGCGAGCTATACAAACAATTAGCAGATGAAACCGGCGTTTATTTAGAATGGTTTGATTTTCACCGTGTTTGTAAAGGACTGAGATTCGATAATGTGGAAACTCTGTTTGATACTGATATTGGAACAAAGTTGAGCCAGTTTGGCTGGTCGGATAGCAGTAACCACAAAACGCAAAAGGGAGTCTTCCGAGTTAACTGTATCGATTGTCTGGATCGAACTAATGTAGTTGAGACGTTTATTGGTAAACGGGTTATCAAGCAAATTATAGCCGAGCACGGGCTAGAATTCGAAGATTGGAAACGGTTCCAGAAGCAGTTCAATAACGTATGGGCAGATAATGGCGACGCCATTTCACAACAGTACTCTAGTACCAATGCTCTCAAGGGCGACTTTACACGAACGAGTAAACGTAACTACCGCGGGGTGCTGAACGACGCGTTCCTGACCATGTCGCGATACTTTTACGGCATGGTGTCGGACTTTTTCATGCAAGCTACCATCGACTATGTTCTAGGAAACGTTGACGAGCAAGTGTTTGACGAGTTTGAAGAAAACATGGAGAGCAGGGACCTGTTAGTGAACTTGAACTCTGTACGATCCAGCGCAATCGAGGCCACAATATCGATCGTAGTCGCGTCGGAGCTTGAAGTGTTATATGGCGGATGGTGGTTATTAACACCCCGTCAAGGAGACATACGACGAGCCGAGTTGAAAGACACCGTTGTTCTTGTGACAGACTCGGCTGTATACATTTGCgactttgatttgaaaGCAGAGAAAGTCGTGGATTACCACCGGATCCCTGCCAATTCAGTCGAGACGATTCAAAAGGGATCATTCTACGGGGAAATTCTATCTCAAGCCTCAAAAAACCCCTCTCGAAACAGAGGATTTCTAATCAAGTACCGACTGGATGGAGTCACATCCGCATCTGACGACAGTTCTATCTCCGCATCGACGCAAACtcccaccaccaaaccCCCTTCTGACGGCACCCCTGCACCAACACCCACACAATCGGTGGCAATCAAGATCCCGGCCACCCAACCCGACGACTTCATCCACCTCCTCACCGCTCTCCAGCAGTGCTGTAAACACGCCCAACTAATCGATCAAGACATCGTCAGCCTCAAAGAAGCCACCTCCAACACGGGCCTCTGGGACACCCTCGAGTACTACATGAAACGGGCCGTCTGGGCCTAA
- the CCT8 gene encoding Cct8p (Subunit of the cytosolic chaperonin Cct ring complex; related to Tcp1p, required for the assembly of actin and tubulins in vivo; GO_component: GO:0005832 - chaperonin-containing T-complex [Evidence IPI] [PMID 15704212]; GO_component: GO:0005832 - chaperonin-containing T-complex [Evidence IDA] [PMID 16762366]; GO_component: GO:0005737 - cytoplasm [Evidence IEA,IEA]; GO_component: GO:0005737 - cytoplasm [Evidence IDA] [PMID 11914276]; GO_function: GO:0005524 - ATP binding [Evidence IEA,IEA]; GO_function: GO:0000166 - nucleotide binding [Evidence IEA]; GO_function: GO:0051082 - unfolded protein binding [Evidence IEA]; GO_function: GO:0051082 - unfolded protein binding [Evidence IDA] [PMID 16762366]; GO_process: GO:0044267 - cellular protein metabolic process [Evidence IEA]; GO_process: GO:0006457 - protein folding [Evidence IEA]; GO_process: GO:0006457 - protein folding [Evidence IDA] [PMID 16762366]) encodes MSNLKMPSAPNSGLFKQGYQTYQAEDGAVNRNIAAVREISSMVRTSVGPCGRNKIVVNHLQKIFLTSDAATILRELEIVHPAAKLVVMASQQQETEMGDASNLVLILAGELLSLAEGLLRLGLNPSEISQGYEMAKNFAVDTLEKGTLFKNLANNQITDLTDVDQLRKAVSTAIGSKQYGSEQFLSGLVAEAVSYVMPKNPRYFNVDNVRVVKIMGSSLEASAVVRGMVFAREPEGSIKKVGTKSKVGVFSCPIDISTTETKGTVLLHNAKEMLEFSKGEEAQLESIVKELADSGLRVVIAGAGVGELALHYLNRYGILVFKVGSKFDLRRLCRVVGATPLPRLGAPMPEEMGVIDVVETIEIGGDRVTVFRQDHEQTRTSTIVVRGATQNSLDDIERAIDDGVNVVKALTKDTHLLPGAGATEIALATQIVAFGERTPGLLQHAIKKYGEAFEVIPRTLAENAGLDATDLVSKLYAAHAGTESTIGVDVDDNDGTGLLDAAQNGIFDLLAAKKSAIQLATDAATTVLSVDQIIMAKRAGGPVMPKQQSTGNWDQDD; translated from the coding sequence ATGTCGAATCTGAAGATGCCCAGCGCCCCTAATAGCGGGCTGTTTAAACAGGGCTATCAGACATATCAGGCAGAAGATGGTGCTGTGAATAGGaatattgctgctgttagaGAGATTTCTTCTATGGTTAGAACGTCGGTGGGTCCTTGTGGACGTAATAAGATTGTTGTGAACCATTTGCAAAAGATCTTTTTGACCAGTGACGCAGCCACCATTTTGCGGGAACTGGAGATTGTTCATCCAGCAGCCAAGCTCGTGGTTATGGCCAGTCAGCAACAAGAAACTGAAATGGGTGATGCGTCGAATTTAGTATTGATTCTCGCTGGTGAACTGCTGTCATTGGCAGAGGGTCTGCTCAGATTGGGTTTAAACCCATCAGAGATCTCTCAGGGCTATGAAATGGCTAAGAATTTCGCCGTGGATACTCTGGAAAAGGGTACTTTATTCAAGAACCTCGCTAATAACCAGATCACAGACTTGACTGACGTCGACCAATTGCGTAAAGCTGTATCTACCGCCATTGGATCGAAACAATACGGAAGTGAACAGTTTTTGTCGGGATTAGTGGCCGAGGCTGTTTCGTATGTCATGCCCAAGAACCCTCGTTATTTCAATGTTGATAACGTGCGAGTGGTGAAAATCATGGGTTCCAGTTTAGAAGCCAGTGCTGTTGTTCGTGGTATGGTATTTGCTCGTGAACCTGAAGGAAGTATTAAAAAAGTCGGTACCAAGTCTAAGGTGGGTGTTTTCTCATGTCCAATTGATATTTCGACTACTGAGACTAAGGGTACAGTGCTTCTTCATAATGCCAAAGAGATGCTGGAGTTTTCCAAGGGAGAAGAGGCTCAATTGGAATCGATTGTTAAAGAACTTGCTGACTCGGGACTACGAGTGGTTATTGCCGGAGCCGGTGTCGGCGAGTTGGCTCTTCATTATTTGAACAGATATGGcattcttgttttcaaagTCGGCAGTAAATTCGATCTTCGTAGACTGTGTAGAGTGGTAGGAGCCACTCCTTTGCCACGACTGGGTGCTCCTATGCCCGAGGAGATGGGTGTcattgatgttgttgagacTATTGAGATTGGTGGTGACCGAGTGACGGTGTTCCGTCAAGACCATGAACAAACTCGTACTTCGACTATTGTTGTTCGTGGAGCTACTCAGAACTCACTCGACGATATCGAGCGTGCTATTGACGATGGTGTTAATGTTGTCAAGGCTCTTACTAAAGATACCCATTTGCTTCctggagcaggagccactGAAATCGCCCTTGCTACTCAAATTGTCGCTTTTGGAGAACGTACACCCGGACTTCTCCAACACGCTATTAAGAAATACGGCGAAGCTTTCGAGGTGATTCCTCGTACACTTGCCGAGAACGCTGGTCTCGACGCTACCGACCTTGTTTCCAAACTCTACGCAGCACATGCCGGTACCGAGTCGACCATCGGAGTCGATGTCGATGACAACGATGGCACCGGACTGCTGGATGCCGCACAAAACGGCATTTTTGACCTCCTGGCCGCCAAAAAGTCTGCCATCCAACTGGCCACCGATGCCGCTACTACCGTGCTCTCGGTCGACCAAATCATTATGGCCAAACGAGCCGGCGGCCCCGTCATGCCCAAACAACAGTCCACTGGTAACTGGGACCAGGACGACTAA